TGTCctgtttttatattgaatttttgtaGATTTCAACCTTTAACgatgagtttattgaaaattaagtttcataatttattttaattttttttctattaggttatcatAGTTTCATGACTTTAGTCGCAGGTTTGGCAAGTTCACTCAGGTTGATTCAGgtcatattttttgtttattttttatgatgttattcTAATCTTATAACCTGGATCATAGGTTTGTCAAGTTAACTCATGtcagaattttttaattttttaatttgttaattagttatttttaaaattttattttttaacattgagttgattaagaaataaactttataatttattttgatttattttatataagatagattatcatagtctcatgatATAGATTGAAGATTTGATCGATTAACTCAGGTTGGTTCGGATTGTTTTAATACATTgtcatttcaatattattttttaaaatatatatatatttttaaaaaaaatttaaatcaaattatatttttactgatcatttaaattacttttaaatttatcaaattaatcaaatcacatcaaattaacctcatataattaaaaaaaattattaaaaagatattaacaatgtcaatttttttttttttggggttcaaaataattttaatccgAACTGCGTAATAGCCCGGGATAACGAtgtagtaaataaataaaaataactataaaatgaGCTATAGTGACATACTGACATGCATCCGATCTCTCttttctccctccctccctctctctctctctctctctctgaattGAACAGAACTAAACTTCTCTTTTATGTCTCCTCCTCGACAAAACCTCCTCCTCCGCCTCCGCCTCCGCCTCCGCCTCCGCTTCCTCCGCCGTCACTCTCCGCCGTCATTCTCCTTCTCACTCTCTCCCTTCGACCTGACTTACTGcactagaaaaaattaaacaaacataaaagcaaagtTCCTTTCTTTTTAAGCTTATTATCAGCAACATAGCAATTAGGGAAAGTTCATCAACTCATCCATGAATGCTCCAATAATTGgtcagctctctctctctctctccccttttcatttttttcattttatttctgggttttctttttcgtacacaaatattatgttttaccaaatttattttgttgggtTTTATCGAAAAGATCCACTGCAAGGAGATTTTCCAGAAGTGATAGAGGAGTATTTGCAACATGGGCTTATGAAATGTATTGCTTTTAATCGTCGCGGCACGCTTCTTGCTGGTATGTGATTAGAACTTTATGCTTTTAAATAATGTAGGTACTAGTAGCTAGATAAGTTATTGTGGGTGTTGCATATTTTTGCTAGTTTGATTGTTCTTTGATAAGGAAGCCATTTCTTGCTGCCTGTTCTTTTATGccgtatttatttttatcgattTTAATTTTAGCTACTTGTAGAAATGTGTGTGTATTGTTCGAAGATATTCTGATTTCCTAATTGCTTCTATCTTCTTTCAGCTGGATGCACTGATGGAAGTTGTGTTATTTGGGACTTTGAGACCAGGGGAATTGCAAAAGAGCTCCGGGATAAAGATTGTGTTGCTGCCATAACTAGTGTCTGTTGGTCGAAGTATGGTCATCGAATTCTGGTGTCTGCTGCTGACAAATCACTAACACTTTGGGATGTTGTCAGTGGAGAGAAGATTACTTGCATTACTCTTCAGCAAACCCCACTACTAGCTCGGCTACATTCTGGATCCTCTACTCCATCTCTCTGCCTGGCATGCCCACTTTCATCTGCTCCCATGATTGTAGATTTAAACACAGGAAACACCACTTTGCTACCAGTTACAGTAGCTGATGTGGACAATGGACTTGCCCCACCATCACGTAACAAGCCCACAGATGGTCTCCCTTTCACTCCCACTGCCGCATGCTTTAACAAGTGTGGGGATCTGGTTTATGTGGGAAACTCCAAAGGAGAAATACTTATAATAGATCCCAAAAGCATTCAAGTGCATGCCATGGTTCCCACTCCCGGTGGTGCTGTGATTAAGAACATAGTTTTCAGCAGAAATGGACAGTTTCTTCTTACAAATTCAAATGACCGGACAATTAGGATATATGAAAATCTTCTTCCTCTTAAAGATGGTCTCATGGCTTTAGAGGACCTGAACAAGACTCTTGATGAGGTAGCTGGTGTCGAGAGAATGAAGGTTGTTGGATCAAGGTGCTTAGCACTTTTCCGGGAATTCCAGGATATCATCACCAAAGTGCACTGGAAAGCGCCTTGTTTCAGTGGTGATGGGGAATGGGTTATTGGTGGTTCTGCGAGCAAGGGAGAGCACAAGATCTACATATGGGATAGAGCTGGACATCTTGTAAAAATCCTTGAAGGTCCAAAAGAAGCACTGATTGATTTAGCGTGGCATCCTGTTCACCCTATTATTGTCTCTGTTTCGTTGACTGGCTTGGTTTATATTTGGGCTAAGGACCATACTGAGAACTGGAGTGCATTTGCCCCAGACTTCAAAGAGCTAGAGGAAAATGAAGAGTACGTGGAATGCGAAGATGAATTTGATCTGATACCTGGAACTGAAAAGGTAAACACAAAAAGTTGAGCAAGTCTTCTGTCCATTTCTATGTTTCTCAAAATATATGTATGGTTGCAGGTAAAAGAATCAGATATTAATCAAGATGATGAAGTTGATATTGTAACAGTGGAGAAAGATGCTTTCAGTGATTCAGATGTGTCTCAAGAAGAACTGTGTTTCTTGCCAGCTACCCCTTGTCCTGACGTTCTTGAGCAACAAGATAAGTGTGTGGGAAGTTCTTCAAAGGTGATGGATTCAAATAATTCTGGTTCCCCTCTTTCTGAAGAAGCTGAACAGAACGGACAAGCAACGAACCATGCATCAAGTCCTCTTGAAGGTAACACCATGCCTATCATTAAAGAGTTTTAAGTGGTGATTTTTGTATAACTAATGATTATGCTGTGAGGTTTGTCAACATTCTCGATTCATACCATGAACTGGGATCAAGATTTATCTTAAAACTTTTAACATTTTCCATATACCTGATTTGTTAATAATtgcaaaacacattaaacttaTCTTCTGGGAAAATGCTGTCTGTGTATGATAGTTGACTTTGGTAAtcagtttttttgtttggtgtGGGCGGGGGAAGGAGGCAAGGAGAATGATTTTCtatatgaaaaatgaaattatataattttagcaGATGCAAATCTGGTTATATTACGCTTAAAACTCTTTAGGCTTTTGGTGTTAGAGTCTTTAAGCAAGTTGACTCTGAGTGTTCTATGttagtttatttgtttaattgatgACTACCTCTTATGTTGCAATGGACTCTCTTACAGAGGACACGGGAGGGACACGCATGAAAAGAAAACGGAAACCTTCTGAGAAGGGGTTGGAATTGCAGGCGGGGAAGGTCGGGAAACCATTGAAATCTTCTGGTAGattgtcaaaattaaaaagtaaaccTGATACTGATCTGGATATTGGTAATGGAATGTACGGGGATGGTGTTTCTGACTGAGtatcattaattataattgaCATAAATCTATTATTTGTATCTGCAAGCTTACTTATCCATAAGGAAAACTCTAGCATCATTTATTATTCAGACATCTTTGCTCCATCAAATCTGCTTACTTGTCATCATATTGCTCACAAGTAGCTAAACTGTGTTCTAGAATCCCAACAACGGTCTTGAAATTCTTTGACATTAGTTTAGAACTGAGAACTCATGGACATCAGGATTATTTTATGTCAGTGTACGGTATCTTGCGGCATCATTGATTTATCAGTGTACATGCAATGATTTTCGATCTTCATATCGCTGCCTACAGTCACAGAACCAATACATTCCGCTTACCAAACTGTATTTTTTTGGCTAATTCATCTTTTGTATCTGACAAAGCAGTTAATCCAATCATCACAAACACAGGGCCCAAGCAATCATAAACACAGGTCGCAAGCTGGCCAATGGATGTATATACCAGATCCACGTGTAACAGTTTAGGAGGCAAGTGGCACCATTGAGCTCGTCTCTGGCCGAAGAACATTTAGATTGGGTTTGAAAATGCAATTTAGAtcctcttttttaaaattttaaattttttatttaaaataaatttatttttatgttttcatattattttatgtgttaatattaaaaataatttttaaaaaataaaaaaaatattttaaatcactaTTATAATAATAGATTAAAACCGCCCTTTACTTTGATGCTGACTTTGGAGTTTGGATGATTGGACATGGTAGAGGAATTGCTTAGAAACATCAAATTTGCCATACCATTAATActgtatattttcaaaataatctcTCTCTTCAATAATTTGTTATGTTGGTATTAGGCTTAAATTTGGATAAGAAAACTAACAAAATAAGATTCATAAGGGATGATGTTGATTGTTCATGAGGTCAACTCCTTTTTATTCACTGTAAGAGAATGTCAAAgccaatccaaatacaagtccATACGTTAAAGTTTTATGTGAGTTAGAGATCATTACAAAGAGCCAGTT
This genomic interval from Populus alba chromosome 1, ASM523922v2, whole genome shotgun sequence contains the following:
- the LOC118055362 gene encoding protein RBL, whose translation is MNAPIIDPLQGDFPEVIEEYLQHGLMKCIAFNRRGTLLAAGCTDGSCVIWDFETRGIAKELRDKDCVAAITSVCWSKYGHRILVSAADKSLTLWDVVSGEKITCITLQQTPLLARLHSGSSTPSLCLACPLSSAPMIVDLNTGNTTLLPVTVADVDNGLAPPSRNKPTDGLPFTPTAACFNKCGDLVYVGNSKGEILIIDPKSIQVHAMVPTPGGAVIKNIVFSRNGQFLLTNSNDRTIRIYENLLPLKDGLMALEDLNKTLDEVAGVERMKVVGSRCLALFREFQDIITKVHWKAPCFSGDGEWVIGGSASKGEHKIYIWDRAGHLVKILEGPKEALIDLAWHPVHPIIVSVSLTGLVYIWAKDHTENWSAFAPDFKELEENEEYVECEDEFDLIPGTEKVKESDINQDDEVDIVTVEKDAFSDSDVSQEELCFLPATPCPDVLEQQDKCVGSSSKVMDSNNSGSPLSEEAEQNGQATNHASSPLEEDTGGTRMKRKRKPSEKGLELQAGKVGKPLKSSGRLSKLKSKPDTDLDIGNGMYGDGVSD